GGGGTCATCCTCGTCGTTATCTGCCCGCACGGGAGCAGTAGTCGGCATAGAGTTGGGCCACGGCCGGGCCCGCGCTGTCCCGGACCAGTTCCAGGGCCACCCCCAACACGTCCTGTCCGGCCCAGGACTCGGCGCTGATGGTCTGGCTCGATATCACCCGGCCCCGGCCGTCGGTGAGGGTGAGCAGGATGGTCACGGCCACTTCGTTGGCGTTGACCATCATGTTCTTGCCGCTTCGGCTGCTGATGATGCCGTTGAGAAAGAACGACGCCCCCATGCGGCCTGAGGCGGCAATGGCGGCGTCGGGGTCGTTGTTCAAAATGGCCTTCATCTCCGCCGCCGCGATCTGGGAGTTGATCTGGGCCTGGGACACGGTGTTCAGGCCCATGGCCGCCAACTGCCGGTTGAATTCCTGATGCAGCAGGCCGTGGCCGCCGCCGGTTTGCAGTTTCCCGGAATGGCGCTCGGCAATGAGCACGGCGATCTTTTTCCCCCGCAGGCTCTCCCGGCAGGGGGTGGACATGTTGGCATACATCTGGGCGGCCTTGGCCTGTCCCGCCTGGGCATCCTTTTGCGCCTCTTCGGAAAAGGAGAAGGCGTGGACGCTCCCGGCGGCGGCAACACAACCCAGGACGAGAAACAAAGAGATGCCGTATTTCATGTCGTCTCCCCTGCGCCACGATGAGGTCGAAGCTCCTCCACGACGCCAAAAAATGCCTTTTACACCATTTCTGTACTAGGTGAAGGGGGGTGTGCTGTCAATGCGGACGCGCAGTTGCAAACCATAAGCGGTTCCCCGCCCCCCGGGACATGCCCCAGGCGGGCCATACGCCCGGCCAGCCCGCCCCCTTTGTGAATAGCCAGGACCGTGCCAAACGGCCTCGCCCGTTCGAGGCATCCAACACGTTGATTTCATAAATTATTTTCTGGGAAAATCATCCCCCCCCGATACGGCCATCCGCACGATACGGCATATCATGGCTTTGCCGACATTTCATTACGACAAACCGCCAGCCGCAGGCCGCCACCGCTCCGGAGCAGACGGCGAAATTTCTGACCCTGATGACAACGCCCGCATTTCGGGCTAGTTGTCGCAATGGAGGCATCATGAAAAAAACCATTCCCCTGGCCCAGCGGATCATTGTAGCCCTGGACGTTCCCGATGCGCAGGCGGCGATTTCCCTGGCCGGGCGGCTCGGCGAGAAGGTGGACTTCTACAAGGTGGGCCTGGAGCTTTTCCTGGCCGCCGGATTCGCCGTGCCGGACAGGCTGGCCGCCATGGGCCGCAAGGTCATGCTGGACCTCAAATTCCACGACATCCCGGAGACGGTGAAGCGCGCCGTGGCCAGGCTTAGCGACCACGATATCGCGCTTTTCACGGCCCATGCCGCCCCGGGGGTCATCGACGCGGCGGCCCAGACCAAAGGCGCGGCCCGGCTTTTGGCCGTGACCGTGCTCACCAGCCACGATCCGGCCCAGGCCCGCAACATGCTGTCCGGCGGCGAGGTGGTCGGCGTGGGCAGCCCGGAGCCGGGCGAGGACTGGGTGGGAAATCTGGTGCTGACCAGGGCCCGGGACGCCCTGAAAAGCGGCGCGGACGGCGTGGTGTGCTCGGGCCGCGAGGCGGCGCTTTTGCGGCGCGAGTTGGGCGAGGATTTTCTGATCGTCACCCCGGGCATCCGGCCGACCGGCGCCAAGCCGGACGACCAACGCCGGGCCGTGACCGCCGCAGAGGCCATCCGGGCCGGGGCGGACCATCTGGTTGTGGGGCGGCCCATCACCCGGGCGGCGGACCCCCTGGCTGCGGCCGAGGCCATGCTGGCCGAAATCGCCATCGCCGGGGGATGCGTCTTCGAAGAGGCCGGGGCGGGCGGAAAATAAGGCGGCGCGTCGGCCGCGAGTTCAGGGCGCGCGATTCCGGGGAAACCGGGACGCGGCCTCAGGCCTTGGTCGAAAGCGCGGCCTTGATTTTGTCCACCAGATATTTTTCAAGCTCCCGGCCGTCCTTGCGCAGGCGCATGAGCTCGGATTCGAGCACGCCAAGCTTTGCCTCCAGGGCTTGGTTTTTTTCCCGCAAAGTCTCGATCTCGCCCGCCACCTCCGGCCCGCCGCCCTCTGGAAGGGCCGTCTCCGGGGTCGGACGCTCCCGCAGAAAGGTCGACAACACCTTGGCCATCTCCCGCCCGAACACCGCCGCCACCTCCTCCAGGCCGGGCCCCGGGGCGACTGCGGCCACGGGCACGGTCCTGGGCTTGGCCGGGGAACGGATCGGGGAGACATTGACCGGGAAACGGTCGGCCAGGTCCGCCTTGACCTCATCCACGGACATGCCCCGCCCCAGGCCCTCGGCAATGGCCCGGAAGATCTCCAGAGCCTCGGGCCGAAAGCGTCGCCCCCGGCCCTCGCCAAGGCACGGCAGATGGTCGCGGAAGCGGTTTTTCCAATAATGCAGGGTGGATTCCGGGACATCCAGCTGGCGGGCCACGGCCGCAATGGAATAGAGGCGATTGTCCGGCACCGGTCGACTCCGCGTTGAATTCGATGGGGCTGGGAAGACGGACCCGGGATGCGGGCGCGCCTCCCCAGCACTGGAAAACATGCCCTGGCGTTCCGGTCAAGTCGCCGATCCCGATTCGCGGCCCGGCCCGGGATGATTCCCGTACAGGCGCGGGCATGCCGCGCCACCGCCCCCCGGCTCACCCCGCCGCGTCCCGGGGTCGCCCCAGGCCGGAAACGGCGATGGCTCCTCCGGGGGGGGCATCGGCCCACCCGCTTCCAAGAAAATTTTCCCGGACCCGGCATTATCGCTTGCCAAGCCCGGGGGGTTCGGCTAGATACCACTGCTCGGGCCGAAGTGGTGGAATTGGTAGACACGCTAGGTTCAGGGTCTAGTGGTCGCAAGGCCGTGGGAGTTCGAGTCTCCCCTTCGGCACCATCTTTTCAGGGGTTGCAGCGAAATGGCTGCAACCCCTTCTTTTTTATGCGGCGCATGCCCATGACCCGGGTAGAAAACGCGCAGGCGCGATCCACATCGGCCACGGTCAGCACCAGATGATCCAGGCAGAGTGCGGCAGCGGGCATCACGCGCTCCTGGCCGGGCCTATGCCGCCGCCTCAGCGGAAGGACGCTGTTTGGGCAGCGTGAAGGTGAATGTCGTCCCCTGGCCCGGGACCGAGACGACCTGGACCGTCCCCCCCAGGCGTGTCAGCTGCTCCCTGACGGCGAACAGGCCGACCCCCCTGCCGGAGAGGACATCGGAGGCCTTTTGCGTGGTCATGCCGCGTTCAAACACAAGGTTCAGATCCTGGAGCGTATCCCCCGTGGCGCTGACGCCCATCTCCCTGGCCTTGTCCTGCACGGCCTGGACGCCAATGCCCCGGCCGTCGTCCTCCACCACGATCCGCACCCTGTCGCCCAGATCCGTCACCCGGCAGGCCAGACGCCCGGCCTCGGGCTTGCTTGCGTCCAGGCGGATCTCCGGCTCCTCGATGCCGTGGACCACGGCGTTGCGAAAGACGTGCACCAGCGCGGAGACAAACGGGGCATACGTCTTGGGCGGCACCCGGACGGCATCGCCTTCCACCGCAAAGGGCTGCACGATCTTGCCCGTGCGTTCGGCCAGTTTGCGGGCCGATTCGGGATACGCCGCCAGCATGTGGCGCAGATCGCGCTCCCGCAGACGGCGCACCTCCTGCAAAAGGACGCCATCCCCGGCCGTGAGCCCGATCTCCCCGGCCCGGGCCGCCAGTCGGACGGCCAGCCCCTCCAGGCGTTCCACCAGGTCCACGGAAACCGGGACATGGCGGGCCTGTTCGAAAAACGCCTCCCCCAGGGCCGCCCGGATGATCCCCAGGTCGTCGTCCAGGGCCGATCCGCAGCCGCTTTCCTCCCAGGCGGCCCTAAGCCGGGCCTGATCCCACCGCCGCTCCCCTGCGGCCAGCCGCGCGGCCAGGGCGGTTTCCAGCCGATGCAGGGCCTGCGGGGAATGGATGAACTCCAGTTGCAGAAAAAGCCCCTTGAAGGTGTGGACGTGGCGATAGAGGGTCGGCAGGCCATAGCCGCCGTCCCCGTCGTCCATATCGCCCACATCGTCCGTGCCGTCCGGGCCGTCTGGGCCGCCGGGGGCTCGGGGGGGCTCGCCGCGCACCCTGGTCCGGGCGAAACGTTCGTAGTCGGCCAAAACGCTCATGAAGTCGTCCCTGTCGCGCGCCGCCGCCACGATCATGGCCAGGCGTTTGCGCTCCCGCTCCACCTCGGCCTCCAGGGCGCACTTGTCGGTCACGTCCGTGAGCACGAGCATGATCCGCCCGCCCTCCAGAAACCGGTATTGCGCGTCCACCTGGGTGTCGCCCAGGACGAAATGCCTGGGCATGAGCGTCAGGAGCAGATCGCGCTTGAAGGCGTCCTCCTGGGCCAGGATGCGCCTGACGTTGTGCCCGAAGACCTCCCCGGCCTTGGCGTCGGCAGGATACAGAAGGGCCGGGATGGGCGACCCGGCGGCCGGTTTGCCGAACAGTCGGTCGCATTCCCTGGACAGCTCCGGCTCGACCAGTCCGTCGGCGGCAAAGGAGAGAAATCCCTGGCCGGAGTTGTCGAGCAGGGTGGATATCTTGGCATGGGCCCGGCCCAGATTGTCGCTGGCCAGGGTCACGGCCCGGTTCAGGCGCACGAGCTTGCGGTTCCAAAAGACGATGGCCGCCACGGCCACGGCCAGCCCGGCCAGGATCTTCCAAAACAATTCGTAGTCGAACCCGTGCTCGAAGGTGATGGATATCCAACGCGAAAAGATGTCGCGGCGCTCGTTCTCGGTCAGCGAGGCCACGGCCATGTCGAAGACCTGGGTCAGGTCGGGATTTTGCTGGCTGACGCCGACCGCCAGGGACAGGTCGCCCTCCAGCTTGCCCGCGATCTTGATGTCGGCGAAACGGCCTTGGCCGATGGCGTAGCTGATGGCGGCCAGAGTATCCACAAAGGCGAATATCTCCCCGCTTTGGAGCATCCGCAGCCCGTCCTCCACGCTTGGCGCCCTGACCACCTCCACCTCGGGATAGTCGCGCAGGGCGTCCTCGATCCAGGCCTGCCCGGCGACCGCGCCGATGCGTTTCCCGGCCAGGGAGGCCATGTCGGGCACGAACATGGTGTCGGTCAGGGTGGCCGCCACCACGGGAAAGGTCAGGTAGGGACGGGTGAACGACATGGACCGCCTGCGTTCGTCCGTGGGGGGGATAGCCGGGATGATGTCGCACAGGCCCTCGGCCAGGCCCTCCAGGCTCTGCTCCCAGGTCTTCGTGGGAACCAGCTTCAGGTCCACGCCGATGCGCTCGGCCATCAGGCGGACGTAGTCGGCGGCCATGCCCTCGAAGTTCCCCTGTTCGTCGATGCGGCCAAACGGCATCCAGTTGGGATGCACGCACAGGCGCACCGCGCCCAGCCGGGAGAGCATCTCCTGCTCCGACGGGGTCAGGGGGATGTATTCCTTGTCCATCCGGTCAGCGGCAAGCCACTTTTGCCTAAGCTCCGACATCTGCCGTTCGCCCACCGTGGCCATGGCCTTGGCCAGGATGCGGGCCAGGACAGGCTTGTTTTTGCTTACGCCGAACCGGATGTTGACGGTGGGGAAATGCCTGTTGTCCACCAGGGCCCGGGTCTGCAAATTGAGCAGGAAATGTTTGCGGATCAGGTAGTTTTGTACCGGAAGGCTGTCGATGGCCGCATCGGTCTCGCCCGTGGCCACCGCCTGCAGGCAGCTGAGGGCGTCCGGCAGGGCCTTGAGCCTGATGTCCGGGTAGTTGGCCGCAAGCACTTTCTCCGTGAAAAACCCCTTGGAGACGGCCACGGTGCGTCCCGCCAGACTCTCCAGGGTCGGCGGGGGCCCCTTGCCCTCCCGCGAGGCGATGCCGTGGACCAGGGTGGCGTAAGGGGGCGTAAAATCCGTATAGGCCTCGCGCTCCGGAGTCGAGGCCATGTTCATGAGGACGTCCAGGGTTCCGCCTTGCAGCCGGTGCTCGAACTCGTCCCATTCCGGCCCGATCACATACCTGACCTTGAGCCCGGCCATCCTGGCCAGCATGTTCATGTAGTCCACGGAATAGCCCTGGGGCAGGCCGTTGACGTTGAAGTTGAAAGGCGGCCAGTTGGATTCGTTGGAGGCGGTGAACACGGGATTGTCCCTGATGTAGCGCCGCTCCTCGGCCGTGAGGTTCAGGCGCGCCGCGCCGGATGCGGAAACGTCGGGGCGCAGCCAGTCGTCTTCCATGGCGTGCATGGCCTCAGGCGGCAGGGCGGCCTGGGCCTTGGCCAGGATGGAGGCCAAAAGGGGCCAATCCTCGCGGATCAGGGCATAGACCTCGAAGCTGTGCTCGGGAAGGCTCAAGACGCGGATGTCGTCGCGGCCCATTTCCCGGATGGTCCGGGTCAGCCCGGCCATGTCGCCGAGCATGGCCGCCGCCTTGCCGGTGGCCGCCATGTCCACGGCCTGGCGCGGGGTGTCCGCAACGAGCAGGTCCATGCCCGGATGTCCTTCGCGGGCGAACTCCGCCGCCAACGAGCCCCTGACCACCGCAACAGGGCGGCCCGAAAGCTCCTCCAGGCTCTTCGCCTGGCTGGTCGCCAGACAGGCAAGGCCCATGGGGACATGAAACAGGGGACCGGAAAAAAGGGCGAAAGCGGCCTGGCCCGGGATTATGCCCGAGCCGCCGACCATGTCGATGCCCTTTTTTTTCAGGGCGTCGAACACGGGCTGGATGTCTTTTCCGTCGCCTATGGGCGTGAAACGGAACTCCATGCCGGTGAGCCCGGCCATCTGCCGGTAATAGTCATGGAGGATGCCGTCGGAGCGTCCTTTCTCCATGATGGAGAGCGGCGGCCTGTCGGCGTCCGACCACGTGACGACGGGGTGGGCCGCAACGAATGCCTGCTCTTCAGGGGTGAGATTGAGTTTCTGGGCGTCGGCCAGACCGGCCCACAGGACGACAACAAAGACGTACATCAAGGCCACACGTGTTTTCATGAAAGCGACCGCCGGTTGTCATGTTCGGCACAGCCTGAAAAAGCCGTCCTCTCTTCCACGGGGCGGAACACGCGCCTTGGCCGACCGGAAAAACACGCCCGGGCCGTTTAGCCGCTTTCCTCCGCCAGGCACACCCGGTCCCGGCCCAGGGTCTTGGCCCGGTACAGGGCCGCGTCGGCCCGGCTCACCAAGCGCGAGGGCAGCTCGCCGGGTTGCGATTCCGCCACCCCGAAGCTCATGGTCAGCTTCGAGCCAGCGGCGTACTCCCGCGCAACCACCGCCCGGCGCAACTTTTCGGCCAGCTTTCCGGCCCCGGCCAGACCCGTTTCCGGACACACCACCAAAAACTCCTCCCCGCCAAACCGCCCCACCACATCCGTGCCCCGCACCCCTGCGGACAGCACCCCGGCCACGGCCTGAAGCGCTTCGTCGCCCACGGCGTGGCCGTGCTGATCATTAATGAGCTTGAAATGGTCGATGTCGCTGATGATGACCGAAAAGGCCCGGCCATGCCGATCCCGGCGCGCGGCCTCCTCGGTCAAAACGCGGTCCAGGTTCAGCCGGTTGGCCAGACCCGTCAGGGGATCGGTGGACGAAAGACGGCCCAGCTCCTTATTTTTGAGGGCCAGTTGGGCATGGGCCTCGGCCAGCCGGTTCTGGGTCTCCTTGAGTTCGGAGATGTCCACGGCGATGGAATACTTGACCACCCTCCCGTCGGGCCAGCTCATGGCCCTTTCCTGGAGCTGGAACCAGCCGTCGGCGGCGTCGTTGAAATGCTCAAAAACCAGGGTCTTGCCGTTGGGCAGGCCGTCTTTGGTGATCAGCTCCCGGATGCGGCAATAGGAGCAGGGCTTGTCCAGGTCGTAGAGGGTCTTGTGGCAGGGTTTGCCCACATGGTCGCCGAAAAGCTCCCGAAAATGCTTGTTGCTGAAAATAATCTCGTAGGTGGTCACATCCACGGCATAGATGCCGAACGGAATGAGGTCGAAATGGGACTCGAACAGGCTGCTCTCGATCATTGCGGCGGTTCACCCCCTTCGCTGGCTGCGGCTGTTGCGGGTACGGGAAAACAGACCGTGACCGTGGTGAACCCGGGCCGTGAGGCGTCGAGGGAGGCCCGGCCGCCGTGGGCCGTGACCGCAAGCATGGCCGAATAGGCCCCCAGGCCCGTGCCGTCGCGCTTGCCCGAGGTGACGTATTTCTGGAAAAAGCGTCCCCGGATGTCCTCGGGCACCTCTCCGGCGTTGTGGATGGACACCACGGCCTCATCCCCCACCCGGTCGAGGGACACCGTGATCTCCTGGCCGGGGGGCGAGGCCTCCACGGCGTTTTTCACCAGGTTGGAGAGCATGCTGTAGCACAACAGCTCCTCGCCCTGGACCGCCAGCACATCGCCATCCGCCGCAGGCCTGCCCTGAAAGAGCACCCGCACCGGACGATCCGCAAAAAAGACATCGGCGGCCACATCCTGGGCGGCCTTGCGGGCCACGGCCACCAGGTTCACCTCCACCGGCCGCAGATGGTAGGTACCGGTCTCCAGGCGGTACAGGTCGAAGGTCCGGTTGATCATGTTGAGCATGGTGATCCCGGCCTCCTCCATCATGTGCGCCAACTTCACCCCTTCCGCGTTGAGGCCGTAGTCCGGCAAAAGGGGCGGAATGCCGATCAGGGCGTTGAGCGGGGTCTTGAGGTCGTGGCGGGCAATGCGGTCCACATGCTCTCGAAGGCGCACGTTTTCCTGCAACAGCTCGTTTTGCCGCGACAGCTCGCGATTTTTCAGGGCCAGCTCGGCATGGGCCTCGGCCAGCCGGTTCTGCACCTCTTTAAGCTCCGTGATGTCCACGGCGATGGAATACTTGACCACCCTCCCGTCGGGCCAGCTCATGGACTTCTCCTGGAGCTGGTACCAGCGGTCGTCCTTGTCGTTGAAATGCTCGAAGATATAGGTCTTGCCGTTGGGCAGGCCGTCGCGATCCACCAGATTGCGTATCTTGCAGAACAGGCAGGGTTGGGGGGACTCATAAATGGCTTCGTGGCATCTGCGCCCGGCCAAGTCGCCCAGCCGGTCCCGGAAGTGGCGGTTGACGAAGATCAGATTCAGAGTGGCCACGTCCACCACGTAGATGCCGAAGGGGATGACGTCGAAATGCGTCTCCAGGAGGCTGCTTTCCAGCATGTTGCCGCTCATTCGAGGTATTTCCCGGCCACGGCCTCCAGGTGCTCGGCCAGTTTTTCCATCTTCACGGGTTTGAGGACATAGCCCTTGGCCCCGGCCTCGATGGCGTCCATGACCATCTGCTCCTGGCCGTGGGAGGTGACCATGACGATGACCGCCTTGTCGTCCACGGCCATGATGCGCTTGGTGGCCTCGATGCCGTCCATGTCCGGCATGGTGATGTCCATGGTCACCAGATCAGGCTTCACGCGCGGATAGTCCTCGGCGGCCTGGCGGCCGTTTGAGGCCACATGGACCACCTTGTGCCCCAGATCCTCAATCATCTTGACCATCTTTTTGATGGTCAGATTGGAATCGTCCACCACCATGATCGTCAGCGGTCTCATGGTTTATGCCTCCACGTAGTCGAGGGTGTCGTCAAAAAGCTCCCCCGGGCCGATGAGATGGATGTTCAGGCCCCCGAAAGCCGTCGCCAGGCTGGCCGAGGCGAACTTGGCCCCCCGGTGGCGCATGACGCTTTTGGCCTCGGTGATCACGATGGGCGGCGACAGGCCGATGACCCGGCCCTGGGCCGACATGTCGGCCAAAGCGTTGCCCACGATGATGTTGATGATGTCCCCGGCGGTTTCCTCGACATACGTCTCGCGTTCCTCTTCGGCAATATCCAATTCCTGGCAATAGACCTCGAAGGCCTTGATGATCAGCGATTCGTCGAAGCTATAGGCCAGGTAGAGCTTCATGTTGTCCGTGGCGCTCATGATCGCGGTCAGATGCTTGAGGTCGAGTTTTTGCACGTCGTCGAGGTGCTGGGACTGGGTCGTAACCTCGATGCCCAGCTCCTCGCCCAAAAAACCCACCGTGCGCACGGTGAGGGCCTGCAAGAGCCGATGGATGTCCACGGAGGGGGCGCTCATGACTGCTCCTTTCCCTTCTCGGTTGCTGACAGCGGTACACGCACGGTAAACGTCGTCCCCCGGCCGGGACGGCTTTCGATGTCCATATCCCCGCCAAGCCGTTTGGCCGCCTCCAGCACGGCGGCCAGCCCCACGCCGCGTCCGGCGGCGCCTGCGGCCTTGGCGTCCCCGTCGGCGGTGCTCAGGCCCTGGGCCAGCACCAGGCGCACCACCTGGCCGCCGTCCATGGCCGCGAGCTCGTCCTTTTCGGCGATCCCCAGGGCGGCGGCCTTGTCCCGCACGGCCACGGGATCGATCCCGGCCCCGTCGTCGGACACCCGAAGACACAGCAGGCCGTCCTTTTTCTCCACGGACACGGCCACGGTCCCGGCCTCGGGCTTGCCAAGCCGGAGGCGCTCCTGGGGAGGCTCGATGCCGTGGGCCACGGCGTTGCGCACCAGATGCACCATGCGCCGGGCCAGCGGGCCGAACAGGTCCGGGTCCACGGGCACGGCCTGGCCGGACACCGGCGGCACGGTCACCGCCTTGCCCAGGCGCTCGGCCAGTTGGACGGCGGTTCCCAGGGGAACGGCCAGCAGCTCCCGCATGTCTACATGCCTAAGGGTCCGGGCCCGTTCAAGAAGCGCATGCAGACGCGGGTCCGGAGTCGGCAGGGCGGCGGCCAGGCCCTCGGCCAGGCCCTCCAGTTCCCGGGCCGCCTCCTCGCCGATGCACACCGCGTCGCGCCGCTTGAAAAAGTCGTCGCCAAGCGTCTGGCGCAAAAGGGCCAGATCGGCCTCCAGTTCCGCCAGCACCGGGGAAAGACGCATCACCCCGCCAAGCGAGGCCGCCGTGGCCTGCTCCGGGTTAAGGCCCGACAACCGCGATTCCAGGTCGTGCAGGGCGGCGGACACCCGGCGGCATCCGAACAACTGAAACAGCCCCTTGAAAGTATGCACCCGGCGGTAGTGGCGGCGCAAGGCCTCACCCGGGGTCTCGCCCGGAGCGACCGGGGTCCGGCAGGTGGACGCAAAGTCCCGAAAGGAGTCCGCCACCTGGAAAAAATCGCGCGGATCGCGGGCCACGGCCACCACGTTGGCCAGCCGCCCGCGCTCCTTCTCCACCTCGCTCTCCAGGCGGCGGGCATTCGTGACGTCGGTTAAGACCAGCATCAGCCGCCCGGGCCCGGACATCCGGTATTCCACCTCCAGGTCGCGGTTCCCCAGATGCACGGACGCAGGCATCAGCGACAGGTACAGCGACCGCCGGAAATCGTCGTCCTCGGCCAGGATGCGGCCGACGTTTTTGGCGAAGTCCCCGCAGGCCCGGGCATCGTCCGGGAAAAGCAGGGTCTGGATGGTCTCGCCTGCGGGATCGCGGCCGAAGATGTCCAGGCATTCATGGCTGAAGCGGGGCTGCACCCGGCAATCGACCCCAAAGGACAAGAACCCCTGGCCGGAATTGTCCAGAAGTGCTGACAGCTCCTCCTGGGCCTGTCTGATGGTCCGGTTCAGACGGGTGAGCTTGCGGTTCCACCACACGATGAGCACAATGACCAGGGCCGCGCCCGCCGCCACCCGCCACACCAGGGTGTAGTCGAAGCCATGCTCGAAGCGCACGGCCACCCACTTTTTGAAAATGGCGTCCAGCTCCTCGGCGGCCAGGCTGCTTATGCCCTTCTGGAAAATGGACAAAACCTCCGTCTTCCCCCGGGGTACGGCCAGGGACAGATCCAGATGGTCTTCCAGGCGACCCGCGATCTTGAGGCCCGTCAGCCGCTCCTTGTCGATGCGGTAGGCCACGGCCGGAAGCACGTCCACAAAGGCCCCAAGCCCTCCGGAGGCCACCTGGGACAGGCCTTCGGCCTCGGTGGGCATGTCCACCACGTCCAGGGACGGATACTTGGAGCGCAGGATGGCCGCCGTGGCATGGCTCCGGACCACGCCCACCCGGTCGTGCA
Above is a genomic segment from Desulfolutivibrio sulfodismutans DSM 3696 containing:
- a CDS encoding VOC family protein, which gives rise to MPAAALCLDHLVLTVADVDRACAFSTRVMGMRRIKKKGLQPFRCNP
- a CDS encoding chemotaxis protein CheX — encoded protein: MSAPSVDIHRLLQALTVRTVGFLGEELGIEVTTQSQHLDDVQKLDLKHLTAIMSATDNMKLYLAYSFDESLIIKAFEVYCQELDIAEEERETYVEETAGDIINIIVGNALADMSAQGRVIGLSPPIVITEAKSVMRHRGAKFASASLATAFGGLNIHLIGPGELFDDTLDYVEA
- a CDS encoding sensor domain-containing diguanylate cyclase, with product MIESSLFESHFDLIPFGIYAVDVTTYEIIFSNKHFRELFGDHVGKPCHKTLYDLDKPCSYCRIRELITKDGLPNGKTLVFEHFNDAADGWFQLQERAMSWPDGRVVKYSIAVDISELKETQNRLAEAHAQLALKNKELGRLSSTDPLTGLANRLNLDRVLTEEAARRDRHGRAFSVIISDIDHFKLINDQHGHAVGDEALQAVAGVLSAGVRGTDVVGRFGGEEFLVVCPETGLAGAGKLAEKLRRAVVAREYAAGSKLTMSFGVAESQPGELPSRLVSRADAALYRAKTLGRDRVCLAEESG
- the pyrF gene encoding orotidine-5'-phosphate decarboxylase; its protein translation is MKKTIPLAQRIIVALDVPDAQAAISLAGRLGEKVDFYKVGLELFLAAGFAVPDRLAAMGRKVMLDLKFHDIPETVKRAVARLSDHDIALFTAHAAPGVIDAAAQTKGAARLLAVTVLTSHDPAQARNMLSGGEVVGVGSPEPGEDWVGNLVLTRARDALKSGADGVVCSGREAALLRRELGEDFLIVTPGIRPTGAKPDDQRRAVTAAEAIRAGADHLVVGRPITRAADPLAAAEAMLAEIAIAGGCVFEEAGAGGK
- a CDS encoding response regulator; this encodes MRPLTIMVVDDSNLTIKKMVKMIEDLGHKVVHVASNGRQAAEDYPRVKPDLVTMDITMPDMDGIEATKRIMAVDDKAVIVMVTSHGQEQMVMDAIEAGAKGYVLKPVKMEKLAEHLEAVAGKYLE
- a CDS encoding helix-turn-helix domain-containing protein, with product MPDNRLYSIAAVARQLDVPESTLHYWKNRFRDHLPCLGEGRGRRFRPEALEIFRAIAEGLGRGMSVDEVKADLADRFPVNVSPIRSPAKPRTVPVAAVAPGPGLEEVAAVFGREMAKVLSTFLRERPTPETALPEGGGPEVAGEIETLREKNQALEAKLGVLESELMRLRKDGRELEKYLVDKIKAALSTKA
- a CDS encoding transporter substrate-binding domain-containing protein is translated as MKTRVALMYVFVVVLWAGLADAQKLNLTPEEQAFVAAHPVVTWSDADRPPLSIMEKGRSDGILHDYYRQMAGLTGMEFRFTPIGDGKDIQPVFDALKKKGIDMVGGSGIIPGQAAFALFSGPLFHVPMGLACLATSQAKSLEELSGRPVAVVRGSLAAEFAREGHPGMDLLVADTPRQAVDMAATGKAAAMLGDMAGLTRTIREMGRDDIRVLSLPEHSFEVYALIREDWPLLASILAKAQAALPPEAMHAMEDDWLRPDVSASGAARLNLTAEERRYIRDNPVFTASNESNWPPFNFNVNGLPQGYSVDYMNMLARMAGLKVRYVIGPEWDEFEHRLQGGTLDVLMNMASTPEREAYTDFTPPYATLVHGIASREGKGPPPTLESLAGRTVAVSKGFFTEKVLAANYPDIRLKALPDALSCLQAVATGETDAAIDSLPVQNYLIRKHFLLNLQTRALVDNRHFPTVNIRFGVSKNKPVLARILAKAMATVGERQMSELRQKWLAADRMDKEYIPLTPSEQEMLSRLGAVRLCVHPNWMPFGRIDEQGNFEGMAADYVRLMAERIGVDLKLVPTKTWEQSLEGLAEGLCDIIPAIPPTDERRRSMSFTRPYLTFPVVAATLTDTMFVPDMASLAGKRIGAVAGQAWIEDALRDYPEVEVVRAPSVEDGLRMLQSGEIFAFVDTLAAISYAIGQGRFADIKIAGKLEGDLSLAVGVSQQNPDLTQVFDMAVASLTENERRDIFSRWISITFEHGFDYELFWKILAGLAVAVAAIVFWNRKLVRLNRAVTLASDNLGRAHAKISTLLDNSGQGFLSFAADGLVEPELSRECDRLFGKPAAGSPIPALLYPADAKAGEVFGHNVRRILAQEDAFKRDLLLTLMPRHFVLGDTQVDAQYRFLEGGRIMLVLTDVTDKCALEAEVERERKRLAMIVAAARDRDDFMSVLADYERFARTRVRGEPPRAPGGPDGPDGTDDVGDMDDGDGGYGLPTLYRHVHTFKGLFLQLEFIHSPQALHRLETALAARLAAGERRWDQARLRAAWEESGCGSALDDDLGIIRAALGEAFFEQARHVPVSVDLVERLEGLAVRLAARAGEIGLTAGDGVLLQEVRRLRERDLRHMLAAYPESARKLAERTGKIVQPFAVEGDAVRVPPKTYAPFVSALVHVFRNAVVHGIEEPEIRLDASKPEAGRLACRVTDLGDRVRIVVEDDGRGIGVQAVQDKAREMGVSATGDTLQDLNLVFERGMTTQKASDVLSGRGVGLFAVREQLTRLGGTVQVVSVPGQGTTFTFTLPKQRPSAEAAA
- a CDS encoding PAS domain-containing sensor histidine kinase — encoded protein: MLESSLLETHFDVIPFGIYVVDVATLNLIFVNRHFRDRLGDLAGRRCHEAIYESPQPCLFCKIRNLVDRDGLPNGKTYIFEHFNDKDDRWYQLQEKSMSWPDGRVVKYSIAVDITELKEVQNRLAEAHAELALKNRELSRQNELLQENVRLREHVDRIARHDLKTPLNALIGIPPLLPDYGLNAEGVKLAHMMEEAGITMLNMINRTFDLYRLETGTYHLRPVEVNLVAVARKAAQDVAADVFFADRPVRVLFQGRPAADGDVLAVQGEELLCYSMLSNLVKNAVEASPPGQEITVSLDRVGDEAVVSIHNAGEVPEDIRGRFFQKYVTSGKRDGTGLGAYSAMLAVTAHGGRASLDASRPGFTTVTVCFPVPATAAASEGGEPPQ